A stretch of Episyrphus balteatus chromosome 2, idEpiBalt1.1, whole genome shotgun sequence DNA encodes these proteins:
- the LOC129909356 gene encoding uncharacterized protein LOC129909356, which translates to MNFLIVSAVLVIASLSLLPTKALGTTEVQETPLALPVVEQTPPTTVQQGEIWEEDDHEILIRNERGTKTDGSQSGLSCRYGKNPWSECDAKTNTRSRTLALKKGDPGCDPTRTIQKKCKKGDIIGRKPKLCGVKS; encoded by the exons atgaatttccttATCGTATCAGCGGTGCTGGTTATAGCATCACTATCACTACTGCCAACAAAAGCTCTAGGCACAACAGAGGTGCAAGAGACACCATTGGCACTGCCAGTTGTAGAACAAACACCACCAACCACAGTGCAGCAAGGTGAAATTTGGGAAGAGGACGATCATGAGATCCTGATTCGTAATGAACGTGGTACAAAGACTGATGGTAGTCAGAGCG GACTCTCTTGTCGATATGGAAAGAATCCATGGTCAGAATGTGATGCTAAAACTAATACCAGATCAAGAACGTTGGCACTAAAGAAGGGCGATCCAGGATGTGATCCTACAAGGACAATTCAAAAGAAGTGCAAAAAAG gtgatataattgggAGAAAACCCAAACTTTGTggagtaaaatcttag